CCCAccccaatttaaagtgttcctcatcgtccagatgagtttcctgtcataaagctatgtcgactttctccttaaaaaAGGAGAGGATAACCATAGATTTGAGATAGGGAAGTGGGGTTGGAAATTGTCGGAGATGGGATTGGAAAGTAATTAgggcactaaaagatttatttcttgggggtctttttgcgggattgaaggaactgggagcgaggtatgggctggagcaaggggaaatatttagatacatgcagattcgagactttgccagaaaggagatacagaacttcgaagtaaagccggcttccacattgctggaggaggtgctgacgacagggggtctggggaaggggtagtattgccggtttacggggctattttggaggaggagaaggccccctgtgtatttatgtttgcccgatgtattgttctcatgtatggaatgatctgtctgaactgtatgcagaacaatacttttcattgtatctcgatacacgtgacaattaacaaatccaatcctcaccattgaggtgatagtatttctaatcagtaaggctactccacccactctgctgtattctctgtccctcctgtaaactttataaccggtctATTTGTCCAGTCCAGACCAtgctgctacttgtttttggaactgtattgagttcccctgagaccttcccctcccccaccatttgttagtttaaagtccttgttacCTCCCTATTTATCCGTTCCgggaggacactggtcccagatcggttcaggtggagaccgtcccaactgtacagatccctcctgtcccaatactgatgccagtgccccatgaaatggaacccttctttcctgcaccactcctttagccacgtgtttacttccctaattttctcgtcCCTATGCCAAATTACACATGGCTtggggaataatccagagattataacccttgaggatctgttctttaattttgttccgagttcctgatattcccaaacaggtcctctttccgagtcttgccgatattgtttgtcccaatgtggaccccaacaactggatcctccccctccctctccaatatcctttcaagccggttagagatgcccctcaccctggcaccaggcaggcaacataccatgtgggactctcggtcctgcttccaaagggaATCAGTTCCCTAATTACAGAATCCCCGTCAGCTACCACTTTCTctccccgcttgaatggcctcctgtaccagggtgcagtggtcagcgagctcatccttcctacagtcacagctccgaaactccgtccctccaagtccgctccctggagactaggtctggggaataggtattggagacgaggtattggggaatgagaggaagcaatgttccatagaaactagaattctctgttctgaatttctatcctatactgagtgttgacttttgtaaactccttttacagatattacaagaggaggaattacagacagaaatttcaatTATCATGTCTCGGTCTTACAGACTCACTCGATACCTTGGAatctgagtatcatcggcctttgaatctagaaggagaaatgtttgcccaatctggcggcttcaaaagattttaaccatcagtgtgactggaaaagcaccgagacacacacacccgagtgagagtgttccagaacactgactgtggaaagagctttaacctgttACACTGCCTGAAAaagacatcacaccattcacagcggggagagaccatactcgtgtttaataataatcttttattgtcacaagtatgaagttactgtgaaaagcccctcgccgccacattccggcgcctgttcgggtaagctggtacgggaattgaacccgcgctgctggccttgttctgcatcataaaccagctgtctagccactgagctaaaccagcccttcaccagtttgtgtgtggtcaaggcttcaactgattgtctctctgacctggagagacacaaggagacccaaaacatggagaaaccgtggaaatgtggggattgtgggaaggcatATAgtgtcccatctcagctggagattcatcgacgcagccacactggtgagaggccgttcacctgctctcagtgtgagaagggattcgctcagttctccagcctgaagaaacaccagcgggttcacactggggagaggccgttcacctgctctcagtgtgggaaaggattcactcaattttCCAGTCTGacatcacaccagcgagttcactctggggagaggccgtttacctgctctcggtgtggacagagattcactcagttatctaacctgcagtcacatcagcgagttcacaccagggagaggccattcccctgctcccagtgtgggaagggattcactgagttatccagcctgaagaaacatcagcgggttcacactggggagaggccgttcacctgctctcaatgtgggaagggattcactcagttatccagcctgcggagacaccagcgagtccacactggagggaggccattcatatgcatggtgtgtgagaagggattcagtgattcatctaccctgcggacacatcagcgagtgcacaccagggagaaaccgttcacctgctcccagtgtgggaagggattcagagattcatcccacctgcggatacaccagcgagttcacactggggagaagccttttaCCTGCACTCAGTGTAGGAAGGCATTCACTCAGTTGTCCAGTCTGAAgtcacaccaacaaattcacactggggagaggccattcccctgctctcagtgtgggaagggattcactcagttatccagcctgaagaaacaccagcgagttcacactggggagaagccgatcACCCCTCAGtgagggaagggattcgctcagttatccagcctgaagaaacaccagcgagttcacactggggagaagccgatcACCCCGCGCTGAGGGAAGGGAACGCTTGATTCAttgcacctgctgagacaccaacaagttcacaagtgattacaggggttggattctctgttattgtatctgcttcaattacatctagGACTGAATTTTGTTCATTTTgagagttggtcaatggggatggccgtagggtttctttctgctggactggccggtctcacggctttgcctccggtgggctgacgctctttgagccttgttgcaaaTTCCttgtttcaaatttcacaaggatcagagtgaaggggtgtttggaagtgagccgatatttagtttgcatttctgtttggatcctcccaaattataccacattgccatgacgatgggccctggtggttacatgtttTTGTTGAATTTAtctgagttttcttctgtgagaaacaccatcagggtatgaggggcaagttgtctgagggggactgggaaaccacattaaatggtataatgagagacaggcaatagctaatatttaaggaattattatatatctgccgggggggggggagggggaggggggtcagttagCTGGATGACTGGTTCACGATGTGGAGTGATTCCAATAGCAGGGGTTCAActgtcgtactggctgaggttatctatgaagggtccaccttctcaacattgcccctcgcacgaggcgctctctccctctatttcactttctccctctcccttgcCGGAACTTTGGCGCCTCTCATTTCTCATATATACACCAAATATAGATTCTTTTTGGGAAcagaaatccaacaggaaaagtgatacaaCAGTTGCTAACAAGGAAAGTTaaatagtagtaagcctgaggattgggaacttggtttagaattcagcaaaggaggatcaagaaactgataaagagaagatagaatgagagagcaaactggtgagaaacataaaaactgactggaaaagctgctataggaatgtgaagaggaaaagagagggtgcagaggagatttacaagaatggtaccagggatgacggacttcagtgagttggagagactggagcaTCTGAATTTTCTCTTTTTAGATCAAACAGGAATTAGGGTTGGGAATGGGGCCAatgggcccattgagtccatgctggctctctgtagatCTCACCATCGCCTTGTTCTATCCCTGTCGTTTTATTTCCCTCAggtccccatccaatttccttttggaaacattccatcatctctgcttctacccccaTCGTAGGGAATGGGCTCCAGATGTTTACCAATTTCTTTAAATGCAAATTGGTTTCAGAGagcgaaggccattctgcccatcgtcccCATTCTGCCTCTTTGAATGAACTATCTAATTAATCCCAGTACCCTGAAAGTTTATACTTCTTTCCAGAGTGTGTCCAGTTCCATTTTGAAAGCTatagttgaatttacttcctgcacaatTGTCAGGCTGTGAATCTCAAATCAGAATAACTCGTTCTGTTTCAAATTAAATAATTTCACAATATCCTATGTTTGGTTTTTCACAAGGTATTTGAAATGGAGTGAAAGGCATGGTTGTTACACAAAACTACGACTCAATCTTTATTAATGATCATTGTGAGTGGGCCGAGGATGATATGTCCAAGTCTGGGGACTATTTCTAAAATGAAattacatttctatagcacctttcatgaccacaggatctcCTAACACATTTTACATccagtgaagtgcttttgaagtgtagtcactgctatcATGTGGGGAACGATGGGTATGCTTCGTgacaaaatttaatttaaaaataaccTTCATCcataagtaacaaggtcaaggaagcggtGTTAAATTCTAGCACATGAGTGGACTTCTAATTAAAAAATGAATACTGTGTAaatcaaaatgtttccagaaactgctgaaGTAGTGGAAATTGTTTAAACTACTCATTCCAAAATTTTGAAAAGCTACTGGTCATCATATACTGCCAAAATCTGGCTCAAGAATAAGGTTCATTGTTCCATCTGATCAAAATTAGTAAGAAAGTAAGCTATTGTATTCTACAAAACTGACTTTTTGAACTACTGTATCctgtattaaccaaatgtattaattgaagattactgtattaattagctacctGTCAGAAACAGATGATTGAATAAGTAGTGAGCTTTAATTGAGTTAGTTAATAAATCAATTGTTACGTTAAAAGACAGTTTaaattgctgtaaaaatgtaatgcTCACTTTgagtatgtaaagaatgtgcaatgaggataaatgtactggcaagagagaccttcaagctctgattagcctcaacatttgaaaccacAAATAAGGGAttatatagaatcagataaagggatagtaagaAACAGTTCTGTTGTATTCATGTCTAAGTAATGAgagatgtgtggagtttgtatgttctccctgtgtctgcttgagtttcctccgggtgctctggcttcctcccatagtccaaagatgcgcaaagtttaggtggactggccacgctaaattgccccttagtatccaaagtttccacaaacagcaaatgatAATGAGCCGATgatgtgttttagtgatgttgattgagggataaatattgaccaggacaccggggataactcccctgctcttcttcaaaatagtggctgtgggaacttttacacccacctgagaggggcagacagggcctcagtttaacatcttatttgaaagaacgctgttctgacagtgcagcactccctcagtgctgggaccagGAATGTTGGATTGGAGTTTTGTCCTCAGGTCTCTGgactgggatttgatcccacacacttctaactcagaggtgagagagctgcccactgagccacgactGACACTatagactatgggcgcgattctccggcctcattgcgctctcgaTTAAGAGGAACGAGGCCGCTGAACAGCGGGAAATGCccaaaacgagatccgcgccaggcgccaaacagtttgcgatgcaaccggcccattccccttggtgaaatcaggatctcgccgtagcgaggtgagaaaccaattatcaccacttcagccccatttctatacaattaacaagagctaccccagatccaatggcctcccgtcattcagcggcctcttcagcaagtgctcacactggcgccgaATAGTATTTCTTTTGAAAAGCTGAAACCAGTGTcatgttagagtacctttaagaaatgaacctTTAACAGattaagctgatcatattactgaagtgatgtcacaaggaggagctgagctcacttctgcttttggtttcagtttgagaaagcagcttggatgtgtctgtgtgtttccagtgagctgcaggaagaaaagcaaggtgctggagctcaaGTCAACCaagctgcttctctctcccacccaacagaaaatatatatattctgtgacctggtgtgttactgttttgaaggtttgaagtcttttggatgtttgaaggaacattttgagggattatttagtgttgtattattttcggggttgtctttgaagtaaggggtgttaagggatccaatgtttatttaaaaggttaagttgagttcatagaataaacattgttttgtgttaaaaaccacatgtccataattgtaatatcacacctggggaacaagccacgtgtttcaaaagcagcaatccattaaagggggaggttggttgaactccatgatacattttggggttctgaaaacgcttctCCCATAACACCAGGCAGAAGGACTCCTGTGGTGagccgaggtgagtagccatctttgctcacaggcaaagagcccgggggcactgggcatgctgccccagtactcggggggtgggggacctTCTGCAGGGGTGGGTCACCAAGGGGTGAGGGGAGGCTCTGGGGGTGGCAACTACatgggcaccaccatgccaacccctggatcatgtgttcccattccagagccaacccttgtccctgcccatctgccccaacgaccaccgaTAACCCCatcaactgctgaggcctctggctgtgtggctgaaggctattgctgatcgggaattggcaattgtgcgcCCTTAAAGTGAGcccttcacagatgccaagtggattcccgtgggtgggcaggccttgtagcatgtgggagtcattgtctagcattgcaatcaaaccttgatgcctggacactgtgcctgaacactgcaggagacaaGAGCATACACGCAGCATCTGCACACCCAGGGGATTGGACAGAGCCTCAGGGacgtccacggccagagggtgggtgggtgccacatcaggtggggggggggatgcctggagagatgggcaaagggaccGGGGAtcagcccacattgcagaagaaagtgacagaggcatcataatataatgtttgtgcaaagaggTATTTATTGTGCTGTACATTATCCCACTCCTGGTGGCGTGGTGCCCCCCCATCCCCACGCCCAGTGATCCTCGACGTGCCTGGCCCTCCCAGCTCGAACACTGTGTCTAGCTGTGACCAACATTGACAAAGCTGCACAGGCGTGACTGACGTTCATTCAAGTGTCTATCTGAAACCGCGCACCAGGGAATGAACGCAGGCGGACCATTTTGGTTGAAGCCacgctaacgtgactgacggattcGAAGCTGCGGAGATGGGCCAACGCTCACTCGAGCGTCTGGTTGAAGCTGCACAGGTtgttgaaatgatgtggagatgccagcgttggactggggtgagcacagtacgaagtcttacaacaccaggttaaagtaggtttatttcgatgtcactagctttcggagcgctgctccttcctcaggtgaatgaagaggtctgttccagaaacacgtatatagacaaattcaaagatgccaaacaatgctaggaatgcgagcattagcaggtgattaaatctttacagatccagagatggggtaaccccaggttaaagaggtgtgaattgtctcaagccaggacagttggtaggatttcgcaggccagatggtgggggatgaatgtaatgtgacatgaatcccaggtcccggttgaggccgcactcatgtgtgcggaacttggctataagtttctgctcggcgattctgcgttgtcgcgggtcctgaggccgccttggagaacgcttacccggagatcagaggctgaatgcccttgactgctgaagtgttccccgactggaagggaacattcctgcctggtgattgttgcgcgatgtccgttcattcgttgtcgcagcgtctgcatggtctcgccaatgtaccatgcttcgggttgTTGAAGCCATGCAAGTGGGCCAATGCTCACTCGAGTGTAGTTGAAGCCGCATAGTTCACTGCATTTTCTTTACTTTTGTCTATTTGTTATATTTCTTTCTCCATCGcatcagaaaataaataaataaataatgccgaatacaaaaagaaagagaatgtcCCGGGTTCTGATTGAGGAGCCGTGAGCTCCATCACAGGGTTCATAGCGGAACATCAATCTCAGTTAATGCAGAAAGATGGTTGGGACCCACACCTTACGGCTGGGGAACAGGAAAGCTGGTGGATGGGTCAGAAGAAGGATAGAGAACAAAAGGGGTAATAATTTTGAGCAGCCTATATTTAGTGAAGAATTAGACAAAGGAATGAGACAATCCAGTCCAGCCGGTGGCTGCAGTTTGCAGCAACACAGTTGGGCAGATAGGGTGGGGCCGCCCCAGTGGATAAAACACAATCACCAATCGCCATTGGGCCGAGGATACTGAGCCTCATCTCCCTGTGGCCAGAACCAATAGATATTGAGAATTGAAGGAAAAGGAGAGACATTTAGTAAACCCACAGGGTAAGACGAATCCTGAAGGAACACAAATTTGCTGAGGAAAGGCAATGGTGTCACTTTACCTGCCTGAAGACACAGGAAACTGAACGATAAAATGAAACCATTCAGCTGGACTGCTGGAAATGAAATACAGGCTTGTGTCTCAAAGGAAAACTCCGTCTGTGAAAAAGCATTTTTGCAAACTTTAAACCAAAGTTGACAAGTTGACAAGGACAAGTACAGCTCCTCCTGCGATTACCAAGGGAGAGGCTGccctaaacattcagtcatatattCTCCCCTCGTCCTGGCGAGTTAACAACAGTTATAGTTAAAAATGTAACAAATGAATTTACTGTTCCCTTTGAGATGCTAGTAAGAGGTTCTAAAAAAATGTTTACAATTAGTTTGGATAGGAAACTAAACTTCATCTAATGTGAAACTCTGATTGAAATAAAATTCCAACCGCTTGGATTTATGAGATAGGTTTGAAAGTAAGTAACCCATGTTTCAGTAAGTCTGTTCCAAAACAAAGATAAGAcgagtttggcagcaatccaattttaaCTCCCCAGTACATTTGGGTGATAAAAATGTTGAGAGTCAGTTAACAGCTCATTTCACAAAATATCGCTTGCAACTTTGGTTAAGTAGCAAATATTGGAAATTGAAGGGGAAAAGGATAGACAACAGAAATGAAATTGAAGCAAATAGGCCAAAAGATGTTCTAAATTGCGAAAGGGGACACACATTGCGTGCCAAGTCTTCCTGTCCCTTTAGGTTCTGTAGGGAAATTAACCATTTCAGGAGACAGCAGATTTGTTTTAAATCGCCTAGAAaattgtgtgtctgtgattctgtagATGTCTATTTTAATTTAAATAAAGTTTAATTGTGGATTTGTAGGAATTCAACAAGACCAGTTAAAAGTGGAAATTTTCAGCGTAATTCAGGGCAATTTGGAATCAGTGTGAGAAATATATCATGTTTATCACATCTCCCCAAATAAGGAACAAGCATTTTTGCAGGTGGTAATTTCTTTATTTTTGACAAAATGTAACAATCTGTTTCCCACAATCTAAATCCCACCCAGTCACTAGTGAGGTTAAGATAATTAAGAAAGGACAACAAAGAATAGAGAGAAAATGAACACAAATCCTTTCCTGTGTGAATGATTCCTTGTGTGTGTATGATtccttgtgtgtgtgtaagtgctgTTTGTGTGAGCGATCTAATGACTTGTTAGCTCCCTATAGTCTGCTCATGTGTCGTCTCAGTTTTACTCCTTGCCTGTTTAATATGTGTCCCATATTTCTAGGGAATTATGAAAAGTGATAACTGTGTGTGTCTAAATTTGCAGTGAGGGATTGGGAGTTTGCAGTGTTCTGTCTTTGAGGTCCTCGAGCGACAAGAGAATGAACTGTTTGAAATTTACAGCTGTGAAAATGATTGTTGTTTTTGAAAACAGTGTCAGACGCTAGAGGGAAGAGTCTATTCCTTCAATGGGTGAATTACAGTAGTTAAGGATGAGGGAAACATCCCAGTATCATTGAGTGGGATCTCTGGACATTCAGGAAAAGGGTCATGTCTGTATTTGCAGATGGAAGCTGAGGAAGTGAATAGGGTAAAGATCCGTTCGAGGAGGTTGATGTGACCCTGTTTGTCGCCGGATTACGGCGGAGTGAATGGAGAGCAAGAACAAGATGGGTGATAGTTGGACAAGGCGGGATGAAAGTAAAAGGGAATTGAGATGGTTTCTATGGATACAAGGACAAGGCTTCTTTTGAAGAGGAGATGAAATACATGTAATGGAAATCTAAAAGCCAACCACACTGCTGTTTGAATTAGTGACAATTCTGGAATGTGAAAACTACTTTAAAAGAAAATGTTATCAGCTGACAAACCCGGATTCCACCCAAGTGAGTGGGACCGTGCAAAGTAACTATGACCAG
This portion of the Scyliorhinus torazame isolate Kashiwa2021f chromosome 5, sScyTor2.1, whole genome shotgun sequence genome encodes:
- the LOC140422256 gene encoding uncharacterized protein — encoded protein: MEKPWKCGDCGKAYSVPSQLEIHRRSHTGERPFTCSQCEKGFAQFSSLKKHQRVHTGERPFTCSQCGKGFTQFSSLTSHQRVHSGERPFTCSRCGQRFTQLSNLQSHQRVHTRERPFPCSQCGKGFTELSSLKKHQRVHTGERPFTCSQCGKGFTQLSSLRRHQRVHTGGRPFICMVCEKGFSDSSTLRTHQRVHTREKPFTCSQCGKGFRDSSHLRIHQRVHTGEKPFTCTQCRKAFTQLSSLKSHQQIHTGERPFPCSQCGKGFTQLSSLKKHQRVHTGEKPITPQ